The following proteins are encoded in a genomic region of Alnus glutinosa chromosome 8, dhAlnGlut1.1, whole genome shotgun sequence:
- the LOC133875645 gene encoding uncharacterized protein LOC133875645, which yields MLVGRSLVVPNIHFSRGNFFKHLPNSTPTTISCPHRIIGTQSLITTSALSSSYFESLTSHQKDQVHLYVDTLLQWNRKMNLTSVTEINEVMERHIEDSLAIIPPITNSYMSHCNNAINKINLVDVGSGAGLPGLILAIACPDWKVTLLESMNKRCVFLEHAIGLVGLSNVKVVRGRAESLGQDLCFRERFDVAVARAVSEMRILAEYCLPLVRVGGLFVAAKGHNPQAEVRNAERAIQMMGASVLQLCSVESHSPYGQRTAIICLKDHPTPRKYPREPGTPAKAPL from the exons ATGTTGGTTGGGCGTAGCCTCGTAGTTCCCAACATTCATTTTTCTCGCGGGAATTTCTTCAAGCACCTTCCGAACTCAACACCAACGACTATTTCTTGTCCGCACAGAATCATCGGCACGCAAAGCCTAATCACCACTAGTGCTCTTAGCTCTTCCTATTTCGAATCCCTAACTTCCCACCAAAAGGATCAGGTCCATCTCTACGTCGACACTCTTCTCCAATGGAaccgg AAAATGAATCTCACTTCTGTTACAGAGATAAACGAAGTTATGGAAAGGCACATTGAGGATTCACTTGCAATTATACCCCCTATAACAAATTCTTATATGTCTCACTGTAACAACGCAATCAACAAGATTAACCTTGTTGATGTTGGAAGCGGCGCGGGGCTTCCCGGATTGATTTTAGCTATTGCTTGCCCTG ATTGGAAGGTAACGCTGTTGGAGTCTATGAACAAGCGGTGTGTTTTCTTGGAGCATGCAATAGGTCTTGTTGGATTATCTAATGTCAAAGTTGTAAGAGGAAGAGCAGAG AGTTTGGGGCAGGATCTTTGCTTCAGAGAGCGATTTGATGTAGCGGTGGCAAGAGCAGTTTCAGAAATGAGAATCTTAG CTGAATACTGTCTTCCTCTGGTTCGTGTTGGTGGTTTGTTTGTAGCTGCAAAGGGTCATAATCCTCAG GCGGAAGTCAGGAATGCAGAAAGAGCCATTCAAATGATGGGTGCTTCCGTGTTGCAACTGTGCTCAG TGGAGTCACACAGCCCATATGGACAGCGAACTGCCATCATATGTTTGAAAGATCACCCCACCCCTAGGAAGTATCCTCGTGAGCCAGGTACACCAGCGAAAGCACCACTGTAA